In Pongo abelii isolate AG06213 chromosome 5, NHGRI_mPonAbe1-v2.0_pri, whole genome shotgun sequence, a single genomic region encodes these proteins:
- the TMEM217 gene encoding transmembrane protein 217 isoform X4, with amino-acid sequence MKQQQWCGMTAKMGTVLSGVFTIMAVDMYLIFEQKHLGNGSCTEITPKYEGASDIINNFIICWSFKIVLFLSFITIIISCFLLYSVYAQIFRGLVIYVVWIFFYETANIVIQILTNNDFGIKEVRIMRWFGLVSRTVMHCFWMFFVINYAHITYKNQSQGNIISYKRRISTAEALHSRNKRLSVLSGFSGSHLESQYSERQRRCSAKTSIK; translated from the coding sequence ATGAAACAGCAGCAGTGGTGTGGGATGACTGCCAAAATGGGCACCGTGTTGTCAGGGGTCTTCACCATCATGGCCGTAGACATGTATCTCATCTTTGAACAGAAGCACCTAGGGAATGGCAGTTGCACTGAGATCACACCAAAGTACGAGGGTGCAAGTGACATCATAAATAACTTCATCATCTGCTGGAGTTTTAAAATCGTCCTCTTCCTGTctttcatcaccatcatcatcagctGCTTCCTCCTGTACTCAGTGTATGCCCAGATCTTTAGGGGCCTGGTCATCTACGTTGTCtggatttttttctatgaaaCTGCAAACATCGTAATACAAATCCTCACCAACAATGACTTTGGCATTAAAGAGGTCAGAATCATGCGCTGGTTTGGCTTGGTGTCTCGTACAGTCATGCACTGTTTCTGGATGTTCTTTGTCATCAACTATGCCCACATAACCTACAAAAACCAGAGCCAGGGCAATATAATTTCCTACAAGAGACGAATTTCTACAGCGGAGGCTCTCCACAGCAGAAATAAAAGATTATCAGTTTTGagtgggttcagtggctcacacctggaatcccagtactctgagaggcagag